The nucleotide sequence TTGAACCAAGCGGGCTTGTCCGAGCAGACGATTCAACCGATTGTCTCCACCTTTCAAAATGCAGCCTCTGAGGAAAGGAAGTCGGGAGGGATGCTGGCTGGCATCATTCCGTTGATGTTGGTAGTCTCGCTCGCATCCGCGGGAATGGCCGCAGCGAATGATCTCGTCGCTGGTGAGAAAGAGCGGGGAACGCTCGAATCGCTGTTGACGGCGCCGATTGCAGCCCAGCACATCCTCACGGCAAAGCTGTTGGCTGTCATGACGATGAGTACCATGGGGGCAGTAGCATCGCTGATTTCTGTCACCCTGGCCATGCGTCTGGGACCAATGGGGACGGAAGGAGATCATTTTACACTCGCCTTCTTTTCGCCTGCCACTTTGGTGGTGCTCATCGTGACGATTTTGTTGTTGGCGGCGCTCTTTGCAGGGTTGGAGCTTGTTTTGAGTACGATTGCCAAGTCTTTTAAAGAGGGGCAGACGTATATGAGTGCTGTCCTATTTTTGGCAATGGTTCCGTCGTATATGCTGATGCCAGTCAGTCCGATCGACATCCCTGCGCATTACTACGTGATGCCTGTGTTTAACGGTGTCGCACTGTCCAAGGAAGTGTTTTATGGCAAGGTCGACCCGATGCATGCGCTCCTGGGGATTGGCTCCTTGCTTGTCTATGTGGTGTTCACTATTTTTCTCGCGTCGCGCATATTCCGCAGAGAAGGAGCGGGGTTAAAGCACTGAACACGGAAATGAACCTGCCTTGTTGCTTCTTTGGTCGCTGTCATTTCGAGAAAGCTGGTGAAATGTTGTGAATCCGCTGTATGTTGGTGTGTTATATATTTTCGGATCGGCTGCTGGCTTTGGTGTCATGTCTATTTTCGCTGTGTACGCCTATGAAGCAGGTGTGTCTGTTTCGACACTCTTGTTTTTGCGGTTTTTATTGGCGACTGCCCTGTTTTTTGGTTTGTTGCTCTGGCGCAAGGAGTCACTTCGCTTGGACAAAAAACAGGTACTCGCGATGTTTTGTCTCGGCGGGATTTTGTACACGCTGCAATCCCTTAGCTTTTTCTCGGCGGTGCAGTACATCCCGACCTCCATGGCGGCTTTGCTGCTGTACACATTTCCGGTGTTTGTTGCCATATTGAGCTACTTCGTCGAGAAGGAGCGGTTGACGAAAAAGACTGTCATCGCCATGCTGATTACACTCGTCGGACTTGGACTGGTGCTCGGCTTGTCATTTGGCGGGATTCAGCCAGTTGGCGTATTGTTGGCTCTTGCTGCGGCGTTGTTTTATTCCGTTTATATTGTCGTGGGGAATCGGGTGGTAAAGGGCGTTTCGTCCTATGTAACGTCTGCGTACATCGCCCTGTTTGCTACCATTTCTACTTTTTTCATTGCGCTAAAAGACGGAGGTGTTGATCTGTCTTTTGCGGTACAAGGGTGGTGGGCGCTGCTGGGGATCGTTGTTTTTTCTACGGTGGTCGCCATCAGTTTTTTCTTCCGCGGCTTGCAACTGATCGGGTCAACCAAAGCGTCGGTGCTAAGTACGCTGGAGCCTGTTGTCACGTTTGGGTTTTCGGCGTTGTTGTTTGGCGAAGCCTTTAGCCTGCTCCAACTGTTGGGAGGATGTGCAGTGCTCGTCGGTGCTGCGCTGATTGTTTCGGGGAAAGGCGGGGAGTCAGAGCTGGCACCCAGTCAGGCTTCTTCATAAGGTTATACCAAAAAGACGCTCTTGCTGTGAGACTTCACGTGCAGGAGCGTCCATTTTCTTTTTATGTGGCCCGATCAGGATTCGTTCATCTGTGAGCGGATTAACCAGCCCGCACCGTACACACCCGCATCATTGCCGAGTTCGGCCGGAACGATCTCTGTGGACTCGACGACGTAGGTGAATGGAACAAAGCGTTTGAATGATTCACGAATTCGGGAAAAGAGGAAATCACCGGCTGCAGCCACGCCTCCACCGATCATAAACTTCGCGGGATTCAGTACATTCGCCAAATGAGAGAGAGCGAGACCGAGATAGAGCGCCACTTGATCGATAATCGCGAGAGCCGCTGCGTCTCCTGCTACGGCTGCTTCGAGGACATCCTTGGCGGCAATGTTTCCTTTGGCGGCTAGTACAGCGGCAAGCGCCGGGCTTGATCCATTCGTAGCTGCAAAGCGCCCTTCACGAATGATAGCAGTCGCAGACGTATATGTTTCGAGGCAACCTGTTTTGCCGCAATTGCAGGGGGCACCGCTATCCGGGGTCATGGTGATGTGACCGATTTCGCCCCCAACACCGTTGATGCCATGGATGACCTTTCCATTCAAAATGACGCCTCCCCCTACACCGGTGCCGAGTGTAATCAGAACGAGGTCTTGCGCCCCTTGGCCTGCACCTTGCCACATTTCTCCGAGAGCTGCGACATTGGCATCGTTGTCGACCGCGACTGGCAGACCTGTAAGGGCTTCCAATTTTTCTTTTAATAAAACGGGTTGGCGCCAGTGAAGATTCACCGCTTGGAAGACGATTCCCTTCTCGCCATCGACGGGGCCGGGTACTCCCACACCGATTCCGCAGACTTGTGAAAGAGAATAGTCATGCTGCCCAAGAAGATCATGAGACATGTCTACGATTTTTTGCAAAATGCCATCCTCGCCGTCCGCAACAGGCGTCGGTTCTTGGGTTTTTGTAACCAGCTCGCCGTCTGGCGTAATCAAAGCCATCTTGATTGCAGTGCCACCCACATCTACTCCCACGATGATCTTCTTCACAAGCGTCTCCCCTATCTCCTTGTTTTCCATCTTTTTCTATCTTATCACGCGATATGGAGCATAGCGATTCCCAAAAATGGCTATACAGGATATGATGGAAGAGAGTACCCCCGTGAGCGAGGGAAGGAAGAAGGGATCTGCCTTGAAACGAGCCAGATTAATCTACAATCCAAGCTCCGGCCGGGAGATCGTGCGTCGGCGATTGCCGGAAATCCTCGATTTAATGGAGTCGGCCGGATATGAAACTTCATGCCATGCGACCAGAGGGGAAGATGATGCGACAGAAGAAGCTGCTCGTGCAGTAGCTCGCGGTTTTGACGTCATCCTGGCCGCTGGTGGAGATGGAACCATATATGAAGTAGTCAATGGGATGGCAGAGCATAAAGCACGTCCATCTCTTGGAATAATCCCCTGCGGAACAAGTAATGATTTTGCCCGAGCGGTCGGTATACCGAAATCGATCACGCGTGCAACGGAGATTGTCGCCAAGGGCAAGAAAAAACGCATTGACCTGGGGCGCATCAACAACCGCTATTTTATGAATATCGCGGGTGGCGGCTCGCTGACGAATTTGACCTACGAGGTCCCGAGCAAGCTGAAAACGCTAATCGGACAAATGGCGTATTACGTCAAAGGATTGGAGAAGCTGCCGTCGCTGCACCCGATCCGTGTTCGTCTGGAGAGCCGCAAAGAGGTGCTGCTGGATGAAGAAATCATGGTGTTCCTCATCGCCAATAGCCGCTCGGTAGGCGGTTTTGACAACATCGCTCCGGAAGCCGATTTGTCAGACGGCAAGCTAGATGTCATCGTCGTGAAGAAGTTGAATATTGCGGAGTTTATTCGCTTGGCGACACAGGCAGTTCGCGGCGAGCACCTGAAGGACCCAAACATCCTGTATTTCCAGGCAGATTACATCAAAGCCACTTCGCCGGGCGGAGAGACGGTTCAGCTCAATCTGGACGGAGAGCTGGGCGGACAGTTGCCTTGCGTGGTGGAAGCATTGCCGGGGCATATCGAGTTGTTCGTCCCGTAAGAAGATAGTAAAATGAATAGCAATAGCCGTGGGGATGCCGCTTTTCGCTGTGCATCCCTGCATGCTTCCAGGAGCGAAAACGAAAACCTATAGAGCAAGATAAAAGGAGCAATAGATAGTGGCGAAGACAACAAAGAAGCGGCGCGGTCCGCATCCGACAGCCAAAGTGGAGCTGGACGTCCCTGTACGTGTCGGACAAACCGTGGAAGTGGAGATAACCGGACTGAACCACGAAGGAGCAGGAGTCGGCCGGATTGAAGGATATACGCTGTTCGTGGATGGCGCACTTGCAGGAGAGCGGGTTCATGCGCGCGTCGATCATGTGAAGAAAAACTTCGGCTTTGCCAAGCTGACGGAAGTAGTAGAAGCGAGTACCCATCGCTTCCAGCCGCCCTGTCCACTGTACGACCGTTGCGGTGGCTGTTCGTTACAGCATCTCGCATACGAGGAACAGCTACGTCACAAGCAGCAAATCGTGCGGGACAACCTGCGGCGCATTGGCGGTTTCCAAGTCGAAGGGGAAGGGGCTATTACCGTTCATCCGACACTTGGTATGAGTGATCCGTGGCGCTATCGCAACAAAGCACAAGTACCGATTGGCGAGGAAAACGGGGCGTTAGTCGGTGGCTTTTACGCGGAGAAATCTCACTCGATCATCGACATGAACGAATGCCTCATCCAGCACCAGGCGAATGATGAAGCAGTGGCAGCCGTGAAGCAGGCGGCGACCAAGCTGAATATCAAAGCATATGATGAGGTACGCAATACCGGATTGCTCCGCCATGTGGTTGTAAAGGTGGGCGTAAAGACTGGGGAAGTCATGGTCGTGCTCGTAACGACTGAGGAGCAGATTCCGCAGCGAGATGAGCTGGTGGAAGCGATTCGTGCACAGGTAGCTGGCGTGACGAGTATCGTGCAGAACATCAACCCGGATAAGACGAATGTTATTTTTGGCAAAAAGACCGTGACGCTCTGGGGCAGTGATGTAATTTACGATTATATCGGCCCGATCAAGTTTGCCATTTCGGCACGTTCGTTTTATCAGGTCAATCCTGCTCAGACAGAGGTGCTGTACAACAAGACGCTGGAGTACGCGGGTGCGACTGGTACGGAGACGGTCATTGATGCGTATTGCGGCATCGGGACGATTTCGCTCTTTTTGGCGCAGAAGTCCAAGCATGTGTACGGTGTGGAGATCGTGCCGGAAGCAATTGCGGATGCGAATCGGAATGCGCAGTTGAATGGTGTGGAGAATGCGACGTTTGAGGCAGGGCCTGCGGAGGTTGTCATTCCTGCTTGGAAAGAGAAGGGCATACGGGCGGATGTGATTGTGGTTGACCCGCCGCGCAAAGGCTGTGATGAGGCGTTGTTGACGACGATTTTGGAGATGCAGCCGGAGAGAGTGGTTTATGTTTCGTGTAATCCTTCTACGTTGGCAAGGGATTTGAAGGTGCTTTCTGACAGTTATACAGTGAAGGAAGTGCAGCCGGTGGATATGTTTCCGCATACGGGGCATGTGGAGTGCTGTGTGCTACTGGTGAGGGAATAGTTGCAGAAAACAAAAATAGTCCGCTGCTGCCGTACAAAGTCTGCCACTTAGCAAAATAAGTTGCCGTTGAGTCGACCGAATTTCAGGCATGTACCCTGATTTTCGTTCGGCTCTTTATCCTTCTTTTCCTCTTGCGTCTCCAAATTGAGAGCTTCGACCCTCTTGTCTTATCAACTTTTCTAGATTTTTTAACCTGTTATTTTCCCTAACCTTAAAAATCTCTATCGTCATGTATGTAATTGATTTATATTAAAGTGGAGGAAATTTCTGTATAATAAATCTACTATAGCCTTTGATGTGCATAGGGAGTCTACATATTTGATGTTTTTATTTCTCTATCAGTAGGAACTTATATGGACGGAGGAATATCGTTGGTTAATTATAACTATCACAAATTATTAGAACCTATGGAGTTTCAAAAATTCTCAAGAGATGTCATACAAATGAGAGACAATATTTTTTTAGAGTCATATAAAGAAGGAAAGGATCAAGGGATTGATGGAGGCTACTTTCACCAAGGCAGTACGATTATTTTTCAAGCGAAAAGATGGAAGTGCGACTATAGAACCCTATATAGACATCTCAAAAATGTTGAAAGAGAAAAAGTCGAAAAATTAAATCCTGATAGGTACATTTTGGCGATAGCAATGGATCTTTCTCGGCTAGAAAAAGACAAAATTAAAGAATTATTTCATCCTTATATTAAAAGTAGCGATGACATTCTTTGTGAAAGTGATTTTAATAATTTGCTTGGGCAAGACAAATATAAATCGATAGAAAAAAAATACTATAAATTATGGATGCCAAGTACCAATGTGTTGCAAAATTTGTTAAACAGCACGCAACACGGTGTGTTGTTATATGAATCTGCAAGAGAATTTGAGGAAGCCTTGAGAAGAGCGGAAGTATTCGTGAAGACGAAACCATACAATAATGCACTAAAAAAACTTGAGGAAAAGAAAGTTGTTCTTATTTCAGGGGAACCTGGAGTAGGGAAGACCTCAATTGCATATCAACTGGGAAGATATTTTATTCAAAGCAAAAGATATACAGCTTTCTATTGGGTTAAATCGGTAGATGATATTTATGTGGCATTAAGAAGTGAAGAAAAAAAAGTTATTTTATTTGATGATTTTTGGGGAAGCATTTTTCAAGAGAGTTCAGTTTCTGGAAAAGATGAGCAGCGGTTGGCAAAAATTATTGAACGAATAAAAGACGACAAAAATAGCGTCTTAATATTAACGACTAGAGAATATATTTTAAAACAAGGTTTTAAAAAGCATGCAGACCTTAAAGACGTAGTTGAAAAGTATAAGCTTGAGTGTAGGTTGGATGAATATAGAGATGTTGAAAAAGTAAAGATTTTTTTTGGGCATTTAAAACAGTCAAAATTAACTTGGCAACAAACAGAAGAAATGTTTCACGAACACAAAAAAATAGTAAAGCATGCCAATTATAATCCACGAATCATTGAAATGTTTCTACGGAATGTTGATATAAAAGAACATCCCCAAGAATTTGTGGAAAATTTTTGGGATTATTTAGAGTGCCCTGAAAATTTTTGGCAAGCTATATTTAATAATCTATCAACAGAGGCAAAGTTATTATCTATAATTTTATTAATTTCACCAATACCCATCCAGAGTAATAATCTAAAGGAAATGTATAATAGATGCCTGAAACAAATGGATAATGTAATTGAAAAAAAGAGTTTTCAGGAATGCATTGCAGAATTAGAGAGAACGGTTATTAAATCACTAGCTTTTGAAGAAGAGAGTACCATTATTATCAAATTTCAAAATCCTTCGGTACAAGAATATTTACATAGTTACTTACATCATCATATAGATCATTATTTTGATATTTTATTACATGGAATGTGTTATTACAATCAATTAGTATATTTATTAACTGATTTCTCTAATGACCTATCAGATGAGAAATATAGAATAGTATTGAAGAAGTGTATTGATAATTTTGAATCAATGCCTCGGATTACGAAAAATTTTATGGATTTTTTAGATGATAATGAGTTTGAATACTTCGAGGCTAAAATAAACGGAAATAGTACATTTCATCAATTTTATGATTTGATATGTTGTTATGGAATTAGGAAGCTAAGCGAGTATCAAGCTTTTTTTGAAAAGTATATAAAAAAATTCAGTAGCCAATTAGGAAATTTCGACCTGGTAATTGAAGATGAAGATCTTGATATTTATCCTCATGTGATAAAAAAGTGTATCTCCATTGGAATTTCCTTTAGTGGTTTAAATATAATCAAAGCTTATTATGATAGAATTTGTTATGAAAATCGGTTTCTAGACATCATTGATTTTAAGGGGGTTTTTCCCAAGGAGTATCAAGTTTTCCTCACAGACTATAGAGAGAAAATTAAAACTTATTTGGAAGAATATTATATTGACAAGCTGTATTATTATTTGGAAATGGATGATGTATCGCATTTCAAATATTTATGTTCCGAAATTCCTGAGCAGTTGGATATTTACGGACTCGCATATACTTCGGAGTTTAAATCAATAATTGAAGAATATTTGGGGGCATTGGATGAAGCTGCTGCGGTAGTAGAAGAATGTGATGATTATCAAGAAGAGAATCAAGTTGGAGAATCAGAATTAGCCTATAATGAAGTAGTTAATATTTTCAAAAACGATATATTTGGCGAAAATTCTTTCTTTTGGGAAGAAGATTTACAAGATTATATTCGAAATAGTGTTTTAAGTGAGTCTTTAAAAAACGAACTGATAGAATTAAAAGAAAAGGACGAATGCTGGTATATTCATGAATTTTTAAAAGATGAAATGTCATTTTTGTTTCTAGAACGAAACTTAATTGACGAGGGAGTGTTATATAAGAATGCAATGTTGTTTACTTTTCAGCTAATCGCCAATATGTCATCCTGTAGTGATATACCCAACCAACAATTAATTGGATTTCTTATAGAGATTTGTCCAGATATTATGTATCGCGAAAATGCAATGTTAACCAAAGAAGAAATAATGTCGACGGAAGCATACAAAATACATTTTGAAGATGAGGAACGATTTTTTGAGCAACTAGTAAAATGCGGATTGTTTGTTGAACAAGGAAAATGGTACGAATTAGTCAATATCCTTCTTGTTATGATGCCGTTTGGTTTGTTTATCGCAAGTTTGGAACAGGAAGATAAAATTGATTATTATAATTCTATGAATATGGAAAAAGAATGGCCAGTATTACGAGTTAGAAAAAAGAAAACAAGTGCAGTGGAGGGTAACATTTATACAGCAGATATAGGATTCTATTATTTTAAAAACACTGATTGGGAAAGAGTGTTTTTTAAGATGTTCTTTGAGTTTGATCAGGCTGATTATCTTGAATATTACGTAATACCGATGACTCATACTTATTTCCAGGAAGTAAACAGGGATACAGACATAGAGACAGTTGCAATTGTTCTTAAGAATTTGGAATTTACGATCGACATTAATAGGAATGGTGAAAATGTTGGT is from Brevibacillus brevis and encodes:
- a CDS encoding ROK family glucokinase; this translates as MKKIIVGVDVGGTAIKMALITPDGELVTKTQEPTPVADGEDGILQKIVDMSHDLLGQHDYSLSQVCGIGVGVPGPVDGEKGIVFQAVNLHWRQPVLLKEKLEALTGLPVAVDNDANVAALGEMWQGAGQGAQDLVLITLGTGVGGGVILNGKVIHGINGVGGEIGHITMTPDSGAPCNCGKTGCLETYTSATAIIREGRFAATNGSSPALAAVLAAKGNIAAKDVLEAAVAGDAAALAIIDQVALYLGLALSHLANVLNPAKFMIGGGVAAAGDFLFSRIRESFKRFVPFTYVVESTEIVPAELGNDAGVYGAGWLIRSQMNES
- the rlmD gene encoding 23S rRNA (uracil(1939)-C(5))-methyltransferase RlmD, with amino-acid sequence MAKTTKKRRGPHPTAKVELDVPVRVGQTVEVEITGLNHEGAGVGRIEGYTLFVDGALAGERVHARVDHVKKNFGFAKLTEVVEASTHRFQPPCPLYDRCGGCSLQHLAYEEQLRHKQQIVRDNLRRIGGFQVEGEGAITVHPTLGMSDPWRYRNKAQVPIGEENGALVGGFYAEKSHSIIDMNECLIQHQANDEAVAAVKQAATKLNIKAYDEVRNTGLLRHVVVKVGVKTGEVMVVLVTTEEQIPQRDELVEAIRAQVAGVTSIVQNINPDKTNVIFGKKTVTLWGSDVIYDYIGPIKFAISARSFYQVNPAQTEVLYNKTLEYAGATGTETVIDAYCGIGTISLFLAQKSKHVYGVEIVPEAIADANRNAQLNGVENATFEAGPAEVVIPAWKEKGIRADVIVVDPPRKGCDEALLTTILEMQPERVVYVSCNPSTLARDLKVLSDSYTVKEVQPVDMFPHTGHVECCVLLVRE
- a CDS encoding diacylglycerol kinase, whose protein sequence is MKRARLIYNPSSGREIVRRRLPEILDLMESAGYETSCHATRGEDDATEEAARAVARGFDVILAAGGDGTIYEVVNGMAEHKARPSLGIIPCGTSNDFARAVGIPKSITRATEIVAKGKKKRIDLGRINNRYFMNIAGGGSLTNLTYEVPSKLKTLIGQMAYYVKGLEKLPSLHPIRVRLESRKEVLLDEEIMVFLIANSRSVGGFDNIAPEADLSDGKLDVIVVKKLNIAEFIRLATQAVRGEHLKDPNILYFQADYIKATSPGGETVQLNLDGELGGQLPCVVEALPGHIELFVP
- a CDS encoding ABC transporter permease translates to MGSHVVWTVLKKELMDLFRDRKAWMGTLLVPLLVIPFVFFLLGTSYSNVEKEAREYIPLAVQGSSSLITVLQKNPAVQILEPSNPEQALHAGQLRAVLTIPAGFDEEIAAGKTAQLSVAYDSTNQKSVYARTLIEQTVEAYSKDVVAKRLNQAGLSEQTIQPIVSTFQNAASEERKSGGMLAGIIPLMLVVSLASAGMAAANDLVAGEKERGTLESLLTAPIAAQHILTAKLLAVMTMSTMGAVASLISVTLAMRLGPMGTEGDHFTLAFFSPATLVVLIVTILLLAALFAGLELVLSTIAKSFKEGQTYMSAVLFLAMVPSYMLMPVSPIDIPAHYYVMPVFNGVALSKEVFYGKVDPMHALLGIGSLLVYVVFTIFLASRIFRREGAGLKH
- a CDS encoding ATP-binding protein; the encoded protein is MDGGISLVNYNYHKLLEPMEFQKFSRDVIQMRDNIFLESYKEGKDQGIDGGYFHQGSTIIFQAKRWKCDYRTLYRHLKNVEREKVEKLNPDRYILAIAMDLSRLEKDKIKELFHPYIKSSDDILCESDFNNLLGQDKYKSIEKKYYKLWMPSTNVLQNLLNSTQHGVLLYESAREFEEALRRAEVFVKTKPYNNALKKLEEKKVVLISGEPGVGKTSIAYQLGRYFIQSKRYTAFYWVKSVDDIYVALRSEEKKVILFDDFWGSIFQESSVSGKDEQRLAKIIERIKDDKNSVLILTTREYILKQGFKKHADLKDVVEKYKLECRLDEYRDVEKVKIFFGHLKQSKLTWQQTEEMFHEHKKIVKHANYNPRIIEMFLRNVDIKEHPQEFVENFWDYLECPENFWQAIFNNLSTEAKLLSIILLISPIPIQSNNLKEMYNRCLKQMDNVIEKKSFQECIAELERTVIKSLAFEEESTIIIKFQNPSVQEYLHSYLHHHIDHYFDILLHGMCYYNQLVYLLTDFSNDLSDEKYRIVLKKCIDNFESMPRITKNFMDFLDDNEFEYFEAKINGNSTFHQFYDLICCYGIRKLSEYQAFFEKYIKKFSSQLGNFDLVIEDEDLDIYPHVIKKCISIGISFSGLNIIKAYYDRICYENRFLDIIDFKGVFPKEYQVFLTDYREKIKTYLEEYYIDKLYYYLEMDDVSHFKYLCSEIPEQLDIYGLAYTSEFKSIIEEYLGALDEAAAVVEECDDYQEENQVGESELAYNEVVNIFKNDIFGENSFFWEEDLQDYIRNSVLSESLKNELIELKEKDECWYIHEFLKDEMSFLFLERNLIDEGVLYKNAMLFTFQLIANMSSCSDIPNQQLIGFLIEICPDIMYRENAMLTKEEIMSTEAYKIHFEDEERFFEQLVKCGLFVEQGKWYELVNILLVMMPFGLFIASLEQEDKIDYYNSMNMEKEWPVLRVRKKKTSAVEGNIYTADIGFYYFKNTDWERVFFKMFFEFDQADYLEYYVIPMTHTYFQEVNRDTDIETVAIVLKNLEFTIDINRNGENVGDQMSVPPVWRVIESLDIGYIFDLVPYNFSEEQMNYIAKKFEIIREGESEIYRINFGRLENTEIISELEIDISAQRVFKKIYEVLQIC
- a CDS encoding DMT family transporter, which codes for MNPLYVGVLYIFGSAAGFGVMSIFAVYAYEAGVSVSTLLFLRFLLATALFFGLLLWRKESLRLDKKQVLAMFCLGGILYTLQSLSFFSAVQYIPTSMAALLLYTFPVFVAILSYFVEKERLTKKTVIAMLITLVGLGLVLGLSFGGIQPVGVLLALAAALFYSVYIVVGNRVVKGVSSYVTSAYIALFATISTFFIALKDGGVDLSFAVQGWWALLGIVVFSTVVAISFFFRGLQLIGSTKASVLSTLEPVVTFGFSALLFGEAFSLLQLLGGCAVLVGAALIVSGKGGESELAPSQASS